Proteins found in one Deltaproteobacteria bacterium genomic segment:
- a CDS encoding MBL fold metallo-hydrolase RNA specificity domain-containing protein, with protein EKVIIPAFAVERTQEIIYSLHLLAKERRLPEDMPVFLDSPLAIRATEIFRNYTEYFDEATKKLMQNGEDPLSLPQLRFTETTEESMAINRLSGPAVVISASGMADAGRIRHHLRHHLWREGASIVFVGFQAQGTTGRKIVDGMKRVHLFHEEIAVKARVFTINGFSAHAGQGQILEWLSHFQNPNMQVFLVHGEFSAQQVLAGLIQDRFGFKVLIPDYLEEATLKAGQELKRAAYPEKAAPPVDWAYLLSDMESKLAALRDRKSRLEAKAWLEQTELKDRILELNRDLTEIISEI; from the coding sequence AGAGAAGGTTATTATCCCGGCGTTCGCTGTGGAAAGGACCCAGGAGATCATTTATTCGCTTCACCTTTTAGCCAAGGAAAGAAGGCTTCCAGAGGATATGCCCGTTTTTTTGGACAGCCCCTTAGCGATCCGGGCCACTGAGATTTTTCGGAACTATACGGAATATTTTGATGAAGCCACCAAAAAACTTATGCAAAACGGAGAAGACCCGCTCTCTTTGCCCCAGTTGCGTTTTACCGAGACTACCGAGGAGTCCATGGCGATCAATCGCCTCTCCGGGCCGGCGGTCGTCATCTCGGCCAGCGGGATGGCGGATGCGGGAAGGATCCGGCATCACTTGAGACATCATCTGTGGCGCGAGGGGGCGAGTATTGTCTTCGTCGGGTTTCAGGCCCAGGGGACGACAGGGCGAAAAATCGTGGATGGGATGAAAAGGGTTCACCTTTTTCACGAAGAAATTGCCGTAAAAGCCAGGGTGTTTACCATCAACGGATTTTCCGCCCATGCCGGTCAAGGCCAGATTTTAGAATGGCTGAGCCATTTCCAGAATCCCAACATGCAAGTTTTTTTAGTGCACGGAGAGTTTTCCGCTCAACAGGTACTGGCGGGTCTTATTCAGGATCGTTTCGGGTTCAAAGTCCTCATCCCCGATTATCTGGAAGAAGCCACGCTAAAAGCGGGGCAGGAACTCAAGCGGGCTGCCTATCCCGAAAAAGCCGCTCCTCCCGTCGATTGGGCCTATCTCCTTTCTGATATGGAATCCAAACTGGCCGCGCTTCGGGACCGCAAGTCTCGACTGGAAGCCAAGGCCTGGCTGGAACAAACCGAGCTCAAGGACCGAATCCTGGAGTTGAACCGGGATCTAACAGAAATCATTTCCGAAATATGA
- a CDS encoding TfoX/Sxy family protein: MAMRNEFVEYLLELLEPSGGVRAKAMFGGFGIYRDNLMFGLVADDILYFKVDKKTRPEFEAKGLPPFTYENKGKEYSMSYYQAPEEALEDSDEMAVWAEKAYGAALRANKKKKV, from the coding sequence ATGGCTATGAGAAATGAATTTGTGGAATATCTTTTGGAATTGTTGGAGCCATCTGGAGGGGTGAGAGCCAAAGCCATGTTCGGGGGATTCGGTATCTACAGGGATAATCTTATGTTCGGCTTGGTGGCGGACGACATCCTGTACTTCAAGGTGGATAAAAAAACCCGGCCTGAATTCGAGGCCAAGGGACTGCCCCCTTTTACCTATGAAAATAAAGGCAAAGAGTACTCTATGTCCTATTACCAGGCTCCGGAGGAAGCCTTAGAGGATTCTGATGAGATGGCTGTATGGGCGGAAAAAGCCTATGGCGCTGCGCTGCGCGCTAATAAAAAGAAAAAAGTCTAA
- a CDS encoding WYL domain-containing protein, translating to MLWFIFLPYNLIRFLLWLIFGRRKLIEKDKHVLKWLEKPDDPMRPQDYKVKRIAEINDLIKIGKSVYLKYAGTDGLTFRRVVPERLFRRGKNIYMDAFCLKEKDMRVFRLDRIKHLE from the coding sequence ATGCTGTGGTTTATCTTTTTACCCTATAACCTGATCCGATTTTTGCTCTGGTTGATTTTTGGGAGAAGGAAATTAATAGAGAAGGATAAACATGTACTGAAGTGGTTAGAAAAACCAGATGACCCGATGCGTCCCCAAGACTACAAAGTCAAACGGATTGCAGAAATAAACGACCTGATTAAAATCGGAAAGTCGGTTTACTTAAAGTACGCTGGGACGGACGGATTGACTTTTCGCCGTGTCGTCCCAGAGCGATTATTTCGCAGAGGAAAGAACATTTATATGGATGCTTTTTGCCTGAAGGAAAAAGATATGCGAGTATTTCGCCTCGATCGGATTAAGCATTTGGAGTAA